A stretch of the Danio rerio strain Tuebingen ecotype United States chromosome 18, GRCz12tu, whole genome shotgun sequence genome encodes the following:
- the ppfia1 gene encoding liprin-alpha-1 isoform X32 encodes MMCEVMPTISEAEVCSAGGALGSGSPVQTDSEGHFESLMVSMLEERDRLLDTLRETQENLCVAQSKLHEISHERDSLQRQLNSALPQEFAALTKEVNMCREQLLEREEEIAELKAERNNTRLLLEHLECLVSRHERSLRMTVVKRQAQSPAGVSSEVEVLKALKSLFEHHKALDEKVRERLRVALERCSILEEQLTASHKELMFMKEQNSQKKLIIDASAEINHSSDATPNANGKQRLSDISVALDAGSVSEGDLQELMERQSKELLLLKERVASLISRESELEEDLDTARRDLIKSEDANSRLQRDLRESLAQKDDMEERITTLEKRYLSAQREATSVHDLNDKLENEIANKDSLLCQLEEKSRQLQERLELAEQKLQQTLRKAETLPEVEAELAQRVVALTKAEERHGNVEERLRQMEAQLEEKNQELLRARQREKMNEEHNKRLSETVDKLLSESNERLQLHLKERMTALEDKNALIRDLEHTKKMIEEAHHEKEQLLIQIETMRTEHERGRSRSNSLLHHGRSHMSGTPDFRYPVSVSSAMDSQYSGALVLRRPQKGRVSALRDEPSKVQTLDEQDWDRLQQANVLANVAHAFESDMDMSDVEDDRETVFSSMDLLSPAGQADAQTLALMLQEQLDAINNEIRMIQEEKECTALRAEQIESRVGSGDDLGSRFRPLPPSFHSSAHSEASPPGSGHSTPRRELDRMGVMTLPSDLRKHRRKCAQDDKATIRCETSPPSTPSSIRLHRGALHTASHEDLRDPRSAGLQDGASSNPSSSNSSQDSLNKGTKKKSIKSSIGRLFAKKEKSRAAAGRETAAPALAGSADGSGSQDSMTLSKLGPAEKNRKLQKKHELLEEACRQGLPFAQWDGPTVVVWLELWVGMPAWYVAACRANVKSGAIMSALSDTEIQREIGISNPLHRLKLRLAIQEIMSLTSPSAPPTSRTTLAYGDMNHEWIGNDWLPSLGLPQYRSYFMESLVDARMLDHLTKKDLRSQLKMVDSFHRNSFQCGVMCLRRLNYDRKELERRREETQTEGNDVLVWTNERVVSWVQAIGLKDYAANLLESGVHGALIALDETFDHNALALLLQIPTQCTQARALLEQEYRQLLSGGTERRQEEDDDKSFRRAPSWRKKFRPKDVRGMSVSAADTLPASFRVSAGDANTAALINRKTQLDGGVSGVQRLDAAAVRTYSC; translated from the exons ATGATGTGCGAGGTGATGCCCACCATCAGTGAGGCGGAGGTCTGCAGTGCGGGCGGGGCTCTGGGCTCCGGGTCCCCAGTGCAGACGGACTCTGAGGGCCACTTTGAGTCTCTGATGGTGTCGATGCTGGAGGAGCGAGACCGGCTGCTGGACACACTGCGGGAAACACAGGAGAACCTGTGTGTGGCCCAGAGCAAACTCCACGAGATCAGCCACGAGAGAGACTCACTGCAGAGACAGCTGAACAGCGCACTGCCACAG GAGTTTGCTGCTCTGACGAAGGAAGTGAACATGTGTCGAGAGCAACTGCTGGAGCGAGAGGAGGAGATTGCAGAGCTGAAGGCCGAGAGGAACAACACACgc CTGCTGCTGGAGCATCTGGAGTGTCTGGTGTCTCGACACGAGCGCTCCCTCAGGATGACGGTGGTGAAGCGGCAGGCTCAGTCTCCAGCCGGCGTCTCCAGCGAGGTGGAAGTGCTCAAAGCCCTCAAATCCCTCTTTGAGCACCACAAGGCCCTGGATGAGAAG gtGCGTGAGCGTCTGCGTGTGGCGTTGGAGAGATGCAGCATTCTGGAGGAGCAGCTGACGGCCTCACACAAAGAG cttatGTTCATGAAGGAGCAGAACAGTCAGAAGAAGCTGATTATCGACGCATCAGCAGAAATCAACCACAGCTCTGATGCCACGCCAAATGCTAACGGCAAG cAGCGTCTGTCAGACATATCCGTGGCTCTGGATGCGGGCAGTGTGTCTGAGGGGGATCTGCAGGAGCTGATGGAGCGTCAGAGTAAagagctgctgctgctgaagGAGAGAGTGGCGTCTCTGATCAGCCGAGAGTCTGAGCTGGAGGAGGATCTGGACACGGCCCGCAGAGACCTCATCAAGAGTGAAGACGCCAACAGCCGACTGCAGAGAGACCTGCGagag TCTCTAGCGCAGAAGGATGATATGGAGGAGCGCATCACCACGCTGGAGAAACGATACCTGTCGGCTCAGAGGGAAGCCACGTCTGTGCACGACCTCAACGACAAGCTGGAGAACGAGATCGCCAACAAGGACTCGCTGCTCTGCCAG ctggaGGAGAAGAGCCGTCAGCTGCAGGAGAGGCTGGAGTTGGCGGAACAGAAGCTCCAGCAGACGCTCCGTAAGGCCGAGACGCTGCCCGAGGTGGAGGCAGAGCTGGCGCAGAGAGTCGTGGCCCTCACCAAG gcGGAGGAGCGTCATGGGAATGTGGAGGAGCGTCTGCGGCAGATGGAGGCGCAATTGGAGGAGAAGAACCAGGAGCTGCTGAGG GCGCGTCAGCGGGAGAAGATGAACGAGGAGCACAACAAGCGTCTGTCGGAGACGGTGGACAAACTGCTGTCAGAGTCCAACGAGAGGCTGCAGCTGCACCTGAAGGAGCGCATGACGGCGCTGGAGGacaag AACGCCCTGATCCGAGACCTGGAGCACACCAAGAAGATGATCGAGGAGGCGCACCAtgagaag gAGCAGCTGCTCATCCAGATCGAGACCATGAGGACGGAGCACGAGAGGGGCCGCAGTAGGAGCAACTCACTGCTGCATCATGG CCGTTCCCACATGAGCGGGACTCCAGATTTCCGGTACCCGGTGTCGGTGTCGTCAGCGATGGACAGTCAGTACAGCGGTGCGCTGGTGCTCAGGAGACCTCAGAAGGGGAGAGTGTCTGCACTCAGAGACGAGCCGTCcaag GTGCAGACGCTGGACGAGCAGGACTGGGACCGGCTGCAGCAGGCTAATGTTCTGGCTAACGTAGCGCACGCGTTTGAGAGCGACATGGACATGTCAGACGTGGAGGACGACAGAGAGACGGTCTTCAGCTCCATGGACCTGCTGTCTCCTGCTGGACAGGCGGACGCTCAGACGCTAGCGCTAATGCTACAGGAGCAGCTGGACGCCATCAACAACGAGatacg gatgaTCCAGGAGGAGAAGGAGTGTACGGCGCTGCGGGCGGAGCAGATCGAGTCTCGGGTGGGCAGCGGTGATGATCTGGGCAGCCGCTTCCGCCCGCTGCCGCCCTCCTTCCACAGCTCCGCCCACAGCGAGGCGTCGCCGCCCGGATCAGGACACTCCACCCCCCGCCGAGAGCTGGACCGCATGGGGGTCATGACCCtg CCTAGTGATCTGCGCAAACACCGCAGGAAG tGTGCGCAGGATGATAAAGCCACCATCCGCTGTGAGACGTCTCCTCCCTCCACCCCTTCCTCCATCAGGCTGCACAGAGGAGCGCTGCACACCGCCAGCCATGAGGACCTCCGGGACCCCCGCAg cgcgGGGCTCCAGGACGGGGCCTCCAGTAACCCCAGCAGCAGTAACAGCAGTCAGGACTCCCTCAATAAAGGCACCAAGAAGAAGAGCATCAAGTCCTCCATCGGCCGGCTGTTCGCCAAGAAGGAGAAGAGCAGAGCTGCTGCGGGCCGAGAGACAGCTGcgccag CTCTGGCAGGATCAGCAGACGGCAGCGGCTCTCAGGACTCTATGACCCTCAGTAAGCTGGGCCCCGCCGAGAAGAACCGCAAACTGCAGAAGAA gcatgAGCTGCTGGAGGAGGCGTGTCGTCAGGGTCTGCCCTTTGCTCAGTGGGACGGTCCTACAGTGGTGGTGTGGCTGGAg CTGTGGGTGGGGATGCCCGCCTGGTACGTGGCGGCGTGTCGTGCCAATGTGAAGAGCGGCGCCATCATGTCTGCGCTGTCGGACACagagatccagcgggagatcggCATCAGTAACCCGCTGCACCGGCTCAAGCTGAGACTCGCCATCCAGGAGATCATGTCCCTCACCAGCCCCTCAGCCCCGCCCACCTCCAgaacg ACTCTGGCTTATGGGGACATGAACCATGAGTGGATCGGGAACGACTGGCTGCCCAGTCTGGGTCTGCCGCAGTACCGCAGCTACTTCATGGAGTCGCTGGTGGACGCCCGCATGCTGGACCACCTGACCAAGAAGGACCTGCGCAGCCAGCTGAAGATGGTGGACAGCttccacag GAACAGTTTTCAGTGTGGTGTGATGTGTCTGAGACGGCTGAACTACGACAGGAAAGAGCTGGAGCGCAGACGAGAGGAGACGCAGACAGAAGGCaacg atgtgcTGGTGTGGACGAATGAGCGTGTGGTGAGCTGGGTCCAGGCGATCGGGCTGAAGGATTACGCTGCCAATCTGCTGGAGAGCGGCGTTCACGGAGCGCTCATCGCCCTCGACGAAACCTTCGACCACAACGCCCTCGCCCTCCTGCTGCAGATCCCTACACAGTGCACTCAG gcgcgGGCACTGCTGGAGCAGGAGTACAGGCAGCTGCTGAGCGGTGGGACGGAAAGACGGCaggaggag gatgaTGATAAGAGTTTCCGGCGTGCTCCATCTTGGAGGAAGAAGTTCAGGCCTAAAGACGTGCGCGGTATGAGTGTGAGCGCGGCGGACACACTGCCGGCCAGCTTCAGGGTGAGCGCAGGAGACGCCAACACTGCTGCCCTCATCAACAGGAAAACACAGCTGGACG GTGGTGTGAGTGGAGTTCAGCGTCTGGATGCGGCTGCCGTCAGGACCTACTCCTGCTGA
- the ppfia1 gene encoding liprin-alpha-1 isoform X39, with protein sequence MMCEVMPTISEAEVCSAGGALGSGSPVQTDSEGHFESLMVSMLEERDRLLDTLRETQENLCVAQSKLHEISHERDSLQRQLNSALPQEFAALTKEVNMCREQLLEREEEIAELKAERNNTRLLLEHLECLVSRHERSLRMTVVKRQAQSPAGVSSEVEVLKALKSLFEHHKALDEKVRERLRVALERCSILEEQLTASHKELMFMKEQNSQKKLIIDASAEINHSSDATPNANGKQRLSDISVALDAGSVSEGDLQELMERQSKELLLLKERVASLISRESELEEDLDTARRDLIKSEDANSRLQRDLRESLAQKDDMEERITTLEKRYLSAQREATSVHDLNDKLENEIANKDSLLCQLEEKSRQLQERLELAEQKLQQTLRKAETLPEVEAELAQRVVALTKAEERHGNVEERLRQMEAQLEEKNQELLRARQREKMNEEHNKRLSETVDKLLSESNERLQLHLKERMTALEDKNALIRDLEHTKKMIEEAHHEKEQLLIQIETMRTEHERGRSRSNSLLHHGRSHMSGTPDFRYPVSVSSAMDSQYSGALVLRRPQKGRVSALRDEPSKVQTLDEQDWDRLQQANVLANVAHAFESDMDMSDVEDDRETVFSSMDLLSPAGQADAQTLALMLQEQLDAINNEIRMIQEEKECTALRAEQIESRVGSGDDLGSRFRPLPPSFHSSAHSEASPPGSGHSTPRRELDRMGVMTLCAQDDKATIRCETSPPSTPSSIRLHRGALHTASHEDLRDPRSAGLQDGASSNPSSSNSSQDSLNKGTKKKSIKSSIGRLFAKKEKSRAAAGRETAAPALAGSADGSGSQDSMTLSKLGPAEKNRKLQKKHELLEEACRQGLPFAQWDGPTVVVWLELWVGMPAWYVAACRANVKSGAIMSALSDTEIQREIGISNPLHRLKLRLAIQEIMSLTSPSAPPTSRTTLAYGDMNHEWIGNDWLPSLGLPQYRSYFMESLVDARMLDHLTKKDLRSQLKMVDSFHRNSFQCGVMCLRRLNYDRKELERRREETQTEGNDVLVWTNERVVSWVQAIGLKDYAANLLESGVHGALIALDETFDHNALALLLQIPTQCTQARALLEQEYRQLLSGGTERRQEEDDDKSFRRAPSWRKKFRPKDVRGMSVSAADTLPASFRVSAGDANTAALINRKTQLDGGVSGVQRLDAAAVRTYSC encoded by the exons ATGATGTGCGAGGTGATGCCCACCATCAGTGAGGCGGAGGTCTGCAGTGCGGGCGGGGCTCTGGGCTCCGGGTCCCCAGTGCAGACGGACTCTGAGGGCCACTTTGAGTCTCTGATGGTGTCGATGCTGGAGGAGCGAGACCGGCTGCTGGACACACTGCGGGAAACACAGGAGAACCTGTGTGTGGCCCAGAGCAAACTCCACGAGATCAGCCACGAGAGAGACTCACTGCAGAGACAGCTGAACAGCGCACTGCCACAG GAGTTTGCTGCTCTGACGAAGGAAGTGAACATGTGTCGAGAGCAACTGCTGGAGCGAGAGGAGGAGATTGCAGAGCTGAAGGCCGAGAGGAACAACACACgc CTGCTGCTGGAGCATCTGGAGTGTCTGGTGTCTCGACACGAGCGCTCCCTCAGGATGACGGTGGTGAAGCGGCAGGCTCAGTCTCCAGCCGGCGTCTCCAGCGAGGTGGAAGTGCTCAAAGCCCTCAAATCCCTCTTTGAGCACCACAAGGCCCTGGATGAGAAG gtGCGTGAGCGTCTGCGTGTGGCGTTGGAGAGATGCAGCATTCTGGAGGAGCAGCTGACGGCCTCACACAAAGAG cttatGTTCATGAAGGAGCAGAACAGTCAGAAGAAGCTGATTATCGACGCATCAGCAGAAATCAACCACAGCTCTGATGCCACGCCAAATGCTAACGGCAAG cAGCGTCTGTCAGACATATCCGTGGCTCTGGATGCGGGCAGTGTGTCTGAGGGGGATCTGCAGGAGCTGATGGAGCGTCAGAGTAAagagctgctgctgctgaagGAGAGAGTGGCGTCTCTGATCAGCCGAGAGTCTGAGCTGGAGGAGGATCTGGACACGGCCCGCAGAGACCTCATCAAGAGTGAAGACGCCAACAGCCGACTGCAGAGAGACCTGCGagag TCTCTAGCGCAGAAGGATGATATGGAGGAGCGCATCACCACGCTGGAGAAACGATACCTGTCGGCTCAGAGGGAAGCCACGTCTGTGCACGACCTCAACGACAAGCTGGAGAACGAGATCGCCAACAAGGACTCGCTGCTCTGCCAG ctggaGGAGAAGAGCCGTCAGCTGCAGGAGAGGCTGGAGTTGGCGGAACAGAAGCTCCAGCAGACGCTCCGTAAGGCCGAGACGCTGCCCGAGGTGGAGGCAGAGCTGGCGCAGAGAGTCGTGGCCCTCACCAAG gcGGAGGAGCGTCATGGGAATGTGGAGGAGCGTCTGCGGCAGATGGAGGCGCAATTGGAGGAGAAGAACCAGGAGCTGCTGAGG GCGCGTCAGCGGGAGAAGATGAACGAGGAGCACAACAAGCGTCTGTCGGAGACGGTGGACAAACTGCTGTCAGAGTCCAACGAGAGGCTGCAGCTGCACCTGAAGGAGCGCATGACGGCGCTGGAGGacaag AACGCCCTGATCCGAGACCTGGAGCACACCAAGAAGATGATCGAGGAGGCGCACCAtgagaag gAGCAGCTGCTCATCCAGATCGAGACCATGAGGACGGAGCACGAGAGGGGCCGCAGTAGGAGCAACTCACTGCTGCATCATGG CCGTTCCCACATGAGCGGGACTCCAGATTTCCGGTACCCGGTGTCGGTGTCGTCAGCGATGGACAGTCAGTACAGCGGTGCGCTGGTGCTCAGGAGACCTCAGAAGGGGAGAGTGTCTGCACTCAGAGACGAGCCGTCcaag GTGCAGACGCTGGACGAGCAGGACTGGGACCGGCTGCAGCAGGCTAATGTTCTGGCTAACGTAGCGCACGCGTTTGAGAGCGACATGGACATGTCAGACGTGGAGGACGACAGAGAGACGGTCTTCAGCTCCATGGACCTGCTGTCTCCTGCTGGACAGGCGGACGCTCAGACGCTAGCGCTAATGCTACAGGAGCAGCTGGACGCCATCAACAACGAGatacg gatgaTCCAGGAGGAGAAGGAGTGTACGGCGCTGCGGGCGGAGCAGATCGAGTCTCGGGTGGGCAGCGGTGATGATCTGGGCAGCCGCTTCCGCCCGCTGCCGCCCTCCTTCCACAGCTCCGCCCACAGCGAGGCGTCGCCGCCCGGATCAGGACACTCCACCCCCCGCCGAGAGCTGGACCGCATGGGGGTCATGACCCtg tGTGCGCAGGATGATAAAGCCACCATCCGCTGTGAGACGTCTCCTCCCTCCACCCCTTCCTCCATCAGGCTGCACAGAGGAGCGCTGCACACCGCCAGCCATGAGGACCTCCGGGACCCCCGCAg cgcgGGGCTCCAGGACGGGGCCTCCAGTAACCCCAGCAGCAGTAACAGCAGTCAGGACTCCCTCAATAAAGGCACCAAGAAGAAGAGCATCAAGTCCTCCATCGGCCGGCTGTTCGCCAAGAAGGAGAAGAGCAGAGCTGCTGCGGGCCGAGAGACAGCTGcgccag CTCTGGCAGGATCAGCAGACGGCAGCGGCTCTCAGGACTCTATGACCCTCAGTAAGCTGGGCCCCGCCGAGAAGAACCGCAAACTGCAGAAGAA gcatgAGCTGCTGGAGGAGGCGTGTCGTCAGGGTCTGCCCTTTGCTCAGTGGGACGGTCCTACAGTGGTGGTGTGGCTGGAg CTGTGGGTGGGGATGCCCGCCTGGTACGTGGCGGCGTGTCGTGCCAATGTGAAGAGCGGCGCCATCATGTCTGCGCTGTCGGACACagagatccagcgggagatcggCATCAGTAACCCGCTGCACCGGCTCAAGCTGAGACTCGCCATCCAGGAGATCATGTCCCTCACCAGCCCCTCAGCCCCGCCCACCTCCAgaacg ACTCTGGCTTATGGGGACATGAACCATGAGTGGATCGGGAACGACTGGCTGCCCAGTCTGGGTCTGCCGCAGTACCGCAGCTACTTCATGGAGTCGCTGGTGGACGCCCGCATGCTGGACCACCTGACCAAGAAGGACCTGCGCAGCCAGCTGAAGATGGTGGACAGCttccacag GAACAGTTTTCAGTGTGGTGTGATGTGTCTGAGACGGCTGAACTACGACAGGAAAGAGCTGGAGCGCAGACGAGAGGAGACGCAGACAGAAGGCaacg atgtgcTGGTGTGGACGAATGAGCGTGTGGTGAGCTGGGTCCAGGCGATCGGGCTGAAGGATTACGCTGCCAATCTGCTGGAGAGCGGCGTTCACGGAGCGCTCATCGCCCTCGACGAAACCTTCGACCACAACGCCCTCGCCCTCCTGCTGCAGATCCCTACACAGTGCACTCAG gcgcgGGCACTGCTGGAGCAGGAGTACAGGCAGCTGCTGAGCGGTGGGACGGAAAGACGGCaggaggag gatgaTGATAAGAGTTTCCGGCGTGCTCCATCTTGGAGGAAGAAGTTCAGGCCTAAAGACGTGCGCGGTATGAGTGTGAGCGCGGCGGACACACTGCCGGCCAGCTTCAGGGTGAGCGCAGGAGACGCCAACACTGCTGCCCTCATCAACAGGAAAACACAGCTGGACG GTGGTGTGAGTGGAGTTCAGCGTCTGGATGCGGCTGCCGTCAGGACCTACTCCTGCTGA
- the ppfia1 gene encoding liprin-alpha-1 isoform X20 yields MMCEVMPTISEAEVCSAGGALGSGSPVQTDSEGHFESLMVSMLEERDRLLDTLRETQENLCVAQSKLHEISHERDSLQRQLNSALPQEFAALTKEVNMCREQLLEREEEIAELKAERNNTRLLLEHLECLVSRHERSLRMTVVKRQAQSPAGVSSEVEVLKALKSLFEHHKALDEKVRERLRVALERCSILEEQLTASHKELMFMKEQNSQKKLIIDASAEINHSSDATPNANGKRLSDISVALDAGSVSEGDLQELMERQSKELLLLKERVASLISRESELEEDLDTARRDLIKSEDANSRLQRDLRESLAQKDDMEERITTLEKRYLSAQREATSVHDLNDKLENEIANKDSLLCQLEEKSRQLQERLELAEQKLQQTLRKAETLPEVEAELAQRVVALTKAEERHGNVEERLRQMEAQLEEKNQELLRARQREKMNEEHNKRLSETVDKLLSESNERLQLHLKERMTALEDKNALIRDLEHTKKMIEEAHHEKEQLLIQIETMRTEHERGRSRSNSLLHHGRSHMSGTPDFRYPVSVSSAMDSQYSGALVLRRPQKGRVSALRDEPSKTLDEQDWDRLQQANVLANVAHAFESDMDMSDVEDDRETVFSSMDLLSPAGQADAQTLALMLQEQLDAINNEIRMIQEEKECTALRAEQIESRVGSGDDLGSRFRPLPPSFHSSAHSEASPPGSGHSTPRRELDRMGVMTLCAQDDKATIRCETSPPSTPSSIRLHRGALHTASHEDLRDPRSAGLQDGASSNPSSSNSSQDSLNKGTKKKSIKSSIGRLFAKKEKSRAAAGRETAAPALAGSADGSGSQDSMTLSKLGPAEKNRKLQKKHELLEEACRQGLPFAQWDGPTVVVWLELWVGMPAWYVAACRANVKSGAIMSALSDTEIQREIGISNPLHRLKLRLAIQEIMSLTSPSAPPTSRTSSGNVWLTHEEMESLAATPPTEDEEGSWAQTLAYGDMNHEWIGNDWLPSLGLPQYRSYFMESLVDARMLDHLTKKDLRSQLKMVDSFHRNSFQCGVMCLRRLNYDRKELERRREETQTEGNDVLVWTNERVVSWVQAIGLKDYAANLLESGVHGALIALDETFDHNALALLLQIPTQCTQARALLEQEYRQLLSGGTERRQEEDDDKSFRRAPSWRKKFRPKDVRGMSVSAADTLPASFRVSAGDANTAALINRKTQLDGGVSGVQRLDAAAVRTYSC; encoded by the exons ATGATGTGCGAGGTGATGCCCACCATCAGTGAGGCGGAGGTCTGCAGTGCGGGCGGGGCTCTGGGCTCCGGGTCCCCAGTGCAGACGGACTCTGAGGGCCACTTTGAGTCTCTGATGGTGTCGATGCTGGAGGAGCGAGACCGGCTGCTGGACACACTGCGGGAAACACAGGAGAACCTGTGTGTGGCCCAGAGCAAACTCCACGAGATCAGCCACGAGAGAGACTCACTGCAGAGACAGCTGAACAGCGCACTGCCACAG GAGTTTGCTGCTCTGACGAAGGAAGTGAACATGTGTCGAGAGCAACTGCTGGAGCGAGAGGAGGAGATTGCAGAGCTGAAGGCCGAGAGGAACAACACACgc CTGCTGCTGGAGCATCTGGAGTGTCTGGTGTCTCGACACGAGCGCTCCCTCAGGATGACGGTGGTGAAGCGGCAGGCTCAGTCTCCAGCCGGCGTCTCCAGCGAGGTGGAAGTGCTCAAAGCCCTCAAATCCCTCTTTGAGCACCACAAGGCCCTGGATGAGAAG gtGCGTGAGCGTCTGCGTGTGGCGTTGGAGAGATGCAGCATTCTGGAGGAGCAGCTGACGGCCTCACACAAAGAG cttatGTTCATGAAGGAGCAGAACAGTCAGAAGAAGCTGATTATCGACGCATCAGCAGAAATCAACCACAGCTCTGATGCCACGCCAAATGCTAACGGCAAG CGTCTGTCAGACATATCCGTGGCTCTGGATGCGGGCAGTGTGTCTGAGGGGGATCTGCAGGAGCTGATGGAGCGTCAGAGTAAagagctgctgctgctgaagGAGAGAGTGGCGTCTCTGATCAGCCGAGAGTCTGAGCTGGAGGAGGATCTGGACACGGCCCGCAGAGACCTCATCAAGAGTGAAGACGCCAACAGCCGACTGCAGAGAGACCTGCGagag TCTCTAGCGCAGAAGGATGATATGGAGGAGCGCATCACCACGCTGGAGAAACGATACCTGTCGGCTCAGAGGGAAGCCACGTCTGTGCACGACCTCAACGACAAGCTGGAGAACGAGATCGCCAACAAGGACTCGCTGCTCTGCCAG ctggaGGAGAAGAGCCGTCAGCTGCAGGAGAGGCTGGAGTTGGCGGAACAGAAGCTCCAGCAGACGCTCCGTAAGGCCGAGACGCTGCCCGAGGTGGAGGCAGAGCTGGCGCAGAGAGTCGTGGCCCTCACCAAG gcGGAGGAGCGTCATGGGAATGTGGAGGAGCGTCTGCGGCAGATGGAGGCGCAATTGGAGGAGAAGAACCAGGAGCTGCTGAGG GCGCGTCAGCGGGAGAAGATGAACGAGGAGCACAACAAGCGTCTGTCGGAGACGGTGGACAAACTGCTGTCAGAGTCCAACGAGAGGCTGCAGCTGCACCTGAAGGAGCGCATGACGGCGCTGGAGGacaag AACGCCCTGATCCGAGACCTGGAGCACACCAAGAAGATGATCGAGGAGGCGCACCAtgagaag gAGCAGCTGCTCATCCAGATCGAGACCATGAGGACGGAGCACGAGAGGGGCCGCAGTAGGAGCAACTCACTGCTGCATCATGG CCGTTCCCACATGAGCGGGACTCCAGATTTCCGGTACCCGGTGTCGGTGTCGTCAGCGATGGACAGTCAGTACAGCGGTGCGCTGGTGCTCAGGAGACCTCAGAAGGGGAGAGTGTCTGCACTCAGAGACGAGCCGTCcaag ACGCTGGACGAGCAGGACTGGGACCGGCTGCAGCAGGCTAATGTTCTGGCTAACGTAGCGCACGCGTTTGAGAGCGACATGGACATGTCAGACGTGGAGGACGACAGAGAGACGGTCTTCAGCTCCATGGACCTGCTGTCTCCTGCTGGACAGGCGGACGCTCAGACGCTAGCGCTAATGCTACAGGAGCAGCTGGACGCCATCAACAACGAGatacg gatgaTCCAGGAGGAGAAGGAGTGTACGGCGCTGCGGGCGGAGCAGATCGAGTCTCGGGTGGGCAGCGGTGATGATCTGGGCAGCCGCTTCCGCCCGCTGCCGCCCTCCTTCCACAGCTCCGCCCACAGCGAGGCGTCGCCGCCCGGATCAGGACACTCCACCCCCCGCCGAGAGCTGGACCGCATGGGGGTCATGACCCtg tGTGCGCAGGATGATAAAGCCACCATCCGCTGTGAGACGTCTCCTCCCTCCACCCCTTCCTCCATCAGGCTGCACAGAGGAGCGCTGCACACCGCCAGCCATGAGGACCTCCGGGACCCCCGCAg cgcgGGGCTCCAGGACGGGGCCTCCAGTAACCCCAGCAGCAGTAACAGCAGTCAGGACTCCCTCAATAAAGGCACCAAGAAGAAGAGCATCAAGTCCTCCATCGGCCGGCTGTTCGCCAAGAAGGAGAAGAGCAGAGCTGCTGCGGGCCGAGAGACAGCTGcgccag CTCTGGCAGGATCAGCAGACGGCAGCGGCTCTCAGGACTCTATGACCCTCAGTAAGCTGGGCCCCGCCGAGAAGAACCGCAAACTGCAGAAGAA gcatgAGCTGCTGGAGGAGGCGTGTCGTCAGGGTCTGCCCTTTGCTCAGTGGGACGGTCCTACAGTGGTGGTGTGGCTGGAg CTGTGGGTGGGGATGCCCGCCTGGTACGTGGCGGCGTGTCGTGCCAATGTGAAGAGCGGCGCCATCATGTCTGCGCTGTCGGACACagagatccagcgggagatcggCATCAGTAACCCGCTGCACCGGCTCAAGCTGAGACTCGCCATCCAGGAGATCATGTCCCTCACCAGCCCCTCAGCCCCGCCCACCTCCAgaacg TCTTCAGGGAATGTGTGGCTCACTCATGAGGAGATGGAGAGTCTGGCTGCGACGCCGCCCACG GAGGATGAGGAGGGCAGCTGGGCGCAG ACTCTGGCTTATGGGGACATGAACCATGAGTGGATCGGGAACGACTGGCTGCCCAGTCTGGGTCTGCCGCAGTACCGCAGCTACTTCATGGAGTCGCTGGTGGACGCCCGCATGCTGGACCACCTGACCAAGAAGGACCTGCGCAGCCAGCTGAAGATGGTGGACAGCttccacag GAACAGTTTTCAGTGTGGTGTGATGTGTCTGAGACGGCTGAACTACGACAGGAAAGAGCTGGAGCGCAGACGAGAGGAGACGCAGACAGAAGGCaacg atgtgcTGGTGTGGACGAATGAGCGTGTGGTGAGCTGGGTCCAGGCGATCGGGCTGAAGGATTACGCTGCCAATCTGCTGGAGAGCGGCGTTCACGGAGCGCTCATCGCCCTCGACGAAACCTTCGACCACAACGCCCTCGCCCTCCTGCTGCAGATCCCTACACAGTGCACTCAG gcgcgGGCACTGCTGGAGCAGGAGTACAGGCAGCTGCTGAGCGGTGGGACGGAAAGACGGCaggaggag gatgaTGATAAGAGTTTCCGGCGTGCTCCATCTTGGAGGAAGAAGTTCAGGCCTAAAGACGTGCGCGGTATGAGTGTGAGCGCGGCGGACACACTGCCGGCCAGCTTCAGGGTGAGCGCAGGAGACGCCAACACTGCTGCCCTCATCAACAGGAAAACACAGCTGGACG GTGGTGTGAGTGGAGTTCAGCGTCTGGATGCGGCTGCCGTCAGGACCTACTCCTGCTGA